From the Leptospira biflexa serovar Patoc strain 'Patoc 1 (Paris)' genome, one window contains:
- a CDS encoding HPr family phosphocarrier protein, giving the protein MKQIQLKIREDSTGLHARPASLFVKVAASFPCEIFVIKDDIEVNGKSIMGLMMLALGPGTVFSVKAEGKMEEEALQALETLVVQNFETNAK; this is encoded by the coding sequence TTGAAACAAATCCAATTAAAGATTAGAGAAGATAGTACAGGTCTACATGCAAGGCCAGCTTCCTTATTTGTAAAGGTAGCAGCGAGTTTTCCTTGTGAAATATTTGTGATCAAAGATGACATCGAAGTGAATGGAAAATCGATAATGGGTTTAATGATGCTTGCCCTCGGTCCGGGTACAGTGTTTTCCGTGAAAGCAGAGGGAAAAATGGAAGAGGAGGCACTACAAGCGTTAGAAACTCTCGTGGTTCAGAATTTTGAAACCAATGCCAAATAA
- the hprK gene encoding HPr(Ser) kinase/phosphatase — protein sequence MPVPGITVETILRDHDDLQLQLVTGEVGLSNRINSAEINRPGLSLTGFFDFFANDRIQILGKGEWAYLNSLSEEKLGEITDKFFEFHLNCIIYTHGNEPQVPFVERAKEKGIPLFKTEIATHRFITLISQILDRALAPRTMRHGVLIEVFGIGTLLTGRSGVGKSETALELIERGHRLVADDMVEIRRLSESYLIGSCSDLLRHHMEIRGLGILNIKDLFGVGSVRDHKLIELIINLKEWEEQTSGDYERTGIEQSMEEILGVSVPYIEIPVKPGRNIPIIVETAAMNQRLRKMGKNSAKEFSNKLNTYIQQSSIETNPIKD from the coding sequence ATGCCAGTTCCTGGAATCACAGTGGAAACCATTCTCCGAGACCACGACGACTTACAATTGCAACTCGTGACTGGCGAAGTTGGTCTTTCGAATCGAATCAATAGTGCAGAAATCAATCGGCCTGGTTTATCTCTAACTGGGTTTTTTGATTTTTTTGCCAATGACCGAATTCAAATTTTAGGAAAGGGAGAATGGGCCTATCTCAATTCCTTGTCAGAAGAAAAACTAGGTGAGATCACAGATAAATTTTTTGAATTCCATCTCAATTGTATCATCTATACACATGGCAATGAACCCCAAGTTCCATTTGTGGAAAGAGCAAAAGAGAAAGGTATCCCATTATTCAAAACAGAAATTGCCACACACCGTTTCATCACCTTGATTTCCCAAATTTTAGACAGAGCACTCGCGCCAAGAACGATGAGGCATGGTGTTCTCATCGAAGTATTTGGAATTGGAACCTTACTCACTGGTAGGTCTGGTGTTGGAAAAAGTGAAACAGCACTCGAACTCATCGAACGAGGCCATCGTTTAGTTGCAGATGACATGGTTGAGATCAGGAGACTGAGCGAAAGTTATTTGATAGGGTCATGTTCTGATTTACTTCGCCACCATATGGAAATCCGAGGTCTTGGCATACTCAATATCAAAGATCTATTTGGTGTTGGTTCAGTAAGAGACCACAAACTGATCGAACTCATCATCAATCTAAAAGAATGGGAAGAACAAACCTCTGGTGATTATGAACGTACAGGCATCGAACAGAGTATGGAAGAAATTTTAGGTGTCTCTGTTCCTTATATTGAAATCCCTGTCAAACCTGGTCGGAATATTCCCATCATCGTAGAAACGGCAGCTATGAACCAAAGGCTCCGAAAGATGGGAAAAAATAGCGCAAAAGAATTTTCGAATAAACTCAATACTTATATCCAGCAGAGCTCCATTGAAACAAATCCAATTAAAGATTAG
- the kdsA gene encoding 3-deoxy-8-phosphooctulonate synthase — MYDLIEEREFFGKKIGGRQPFFLISGPCVMENKDLLDRVCGEMKAICDDLGIVYIFKSSFDKANRSSINSYRGPGLEEGRKLLDFIKNKYNVPVLTDIHETIQVDPLKDTVDIFQIPAFLSRQTDLIAKAAETGKWVNVKKGQFMAPDDTRHIKTKIQESGSEKYMVTERGASFGYGNLVFDLRGIPMMHKHGIPIVFDGTHSAQLPGAAGNITGGLREFIPHMMRGAVSVGVEGLFMEVHPDPEKALSDATTQFPLAKAKSLLTQLLELDRLVKTKFLED; from the coding sequence ATGTACGATTTAATTGAAGAAAGAGAATTTTTTGGAAAAAAAATCGGAGGTCGTCAGCCGTTTTTTCTTATCTCAGGGCCTTGTGTGATGGAGAACAAGGACTTACTCGATCGAGTTTGTGGAGAAATGAAAGCAATTTGTGATGATTTAGGGATCGTATATATTTTTAAATCTTCCTTTGATAAAGCAAATCGATCCTCCATCAATTCCTACCGGGGACCAGGTCTCGAGGAAGGTCGAAAGTTACTCGATTTTATCAAAAATAAATACAATGTTCCTGTACTCACTGACATCCATGAAACCATCCAAGTGGATCCTTTAAAAGACACTGTCGATATTTTTCAAATCCCTGCCTTTTTAAGCCGCCAAACTGATTTGATCGCCAAAGCCGCAGAAACCGGAAAATGGGTGAATGTCAAAAAGGGACAGTTTATGGCTCCCGATGATACGAGGCATATCAAAACCAAGATCCAAGAATCTGGTTCTGAAAAATACATGGTAACGGAGCGCGGTGCCAGTTTCGGATATGGAAATCTTGTGTTTGACCTACGTGGCATACCCATGATGCACAAACATGGGATTCCCATTGTGTTTGATGGCACTCACTCTGCCCAACTTCCTGGAGCAGCAGGGAATATCACAGGTGGATTACGAGAATTCATTCCCCATATGATGCGAGGTGCCGTTTCTGTGGGAGTGGAGGGACTTTTTATGGAAGTCCACCCAGACCCAGAAAAAGCCTTATCGGATGCGACCACACAGTTTCCCTTAGCAAAAGCAAAATCATTACTCACACAACTTTTAGAACTCGATCGTTTGGTCAAAACGAAGTTCTTAGAAGATTAA
- a CDS encoding LON peptidase substrate-binding domain-containing protein, whose amino-acid sequence MFLPLHIFEPRYRMLLDFCLENGGEMGMAPYPKAFLGRGLPPIPEVVGFGHIIQKESLPDGRSNIILEGLGTAEIVSLTSTEPFYIAQVSKREHERNKNVSIELKEKIEELLVLTKRILLAEGAEEDLILKMNQILVHPFPVDFIASLIYFDFKTKQTILETTHLETKAELLKQVLMGLNLGE is encoded by the coding sequence ATGTTTTTGCCCTTACATATTTTCGAGCCTAGGTATAGAATGTTATTAGATTTTTGTTTGGAAAATGGTGGGGAAATGGGAATGGCACCCTATCCAAAAGCTTTTTTGGGAAGAGGATTACCTCCAATTCCAGAAGTGGTTGGATTTGGCCATATCATCCAAAAAGAATCATTACCAGATGGTAGGTCTAATATCATTTTGGAAGGACTTGGAACCGCAGAAATTGTGAGCCTTACCTCGACCGAACCGTTTTATATTGCCCAAGTCTCAAAAAGAGAACATGAAAGAAACAAAAATGTTTCCATCGAACTAAAAGAAAAAATTGAAGAACTTTTGGTTCTCACCAAACGGATATTACTTGCCGAAGGTGCTGAAGAAGATTTGATTCTCAAAATGAACCAAATTTTGGTTCACCCATTCCCCGTTGATTTTATTGCTTCATTAATTTATTTCGACTTTAAAACCAAACAAACCATTTTAGAAACAACTCACTTGGAAACAAAAGCAGAACTATTAAAACAAGTGTTAATGGGTCTTAATTTGGGTGAATGA
- the lptC gene encoding LPS export ABC transporter periplasmic protein LptC — protein MKAKGCTLCLLLVLASCKDKEYLRIEVEKESGSMVSMRNFSRSSYKESGELEWRLKGDESYIFPKENKTIVYGFEFNQFEKGKVTSMMTGNRGEINHQTKTVVLEGKVRLKTNDGKFIESESLTYNLDEKTLFSEADVLVYSDGTTIRGKGLRADKSLNKFTIIQPKAITVGGSNPLKDKP, from the coding sequence ATGAAAGCGAAGGGATGTACATTGTGTTTACTTTTGGTTTTGGCCTCGTGTAAAGACAAAGAATACCTTCGTATCGAAGTGGAAAAAGAATCAGGGTCAATGGTTTCCATGCGAAATTTTAGCAGATCATCTTATAAGGAATCTGGAGAATTGGAATGGAGATTGAAGGGAGATGAGTCTTATATTTTTCCAAAAGAAAACAAAACCATTGTTTACGGGTTTGAATTCAACCAATTTGAAAAGGGAAAAGTCACTTCCATGATGACAGGAAATCGTGGAGAGATCAACCACCAAACTAAAACGGTGGTCCTTGAAGGAAAAGTTCGTTTGAAAACCAACGATGGAAAATTCATTGAATCGGAATCTCTCACTTACAATTTGGATGAAAAAACTTTATTCTCGGAAGCAGATGTACTCGTGTATTCAGATGGGACAACAATCCGTGGCAAAGGATTAAGGGCTGATAAAAGTTTAAATAAATTCACGATCATCCAACCGAAAGCAATCACTGTCGGTGGTTCAAACCCTTTAAAGGATAAACCATGA
- the rfaE1 gene encoding D-glycero-beta-D-manno-heptose-7-phosphate kinase: MLKIKKSLLHQTFAKLSQIKVLVIGDLILDEYLIGSVERISPEAPVPVVWVRNEKQTLGGSGNVVQNLSSIGVNGIVYGRIGNDKAGESLERILLSNSVAKEDLVLLKSKTLPTILKTRIIASHQQVCRVDREEIVPLTEAEEATILETLKQKIKESSAVILSDYDKGYLTPSLIQSVISLCNAEEKIVTVDPQVSHFFLYKNIHIMTPNHHEAGKALGKKLASDSEIESACREISERITPDAMMITRGEKGMSIYERKTNTFYHIPTVAKEVFDVTGAGDTVITTYTAFVASGMSIKEAALVSNVSAGIVVGKLGAATVTQPEIEDALRTLGYLDEAV, translated from the coding sequence TTGTTGAAAATCAAAAAATCTTTGCTACACCAAACTTTTGCCAAACTTTCCCAAATCAAAGTTCTCGTCATTGGCGATTTGATATTGGATGAATATCTCATTGGTTCGGTCGAAAGAATTTCTCCTGAAGCACCCGTTCCTGTGGTTTGGGTTCGGAACGAAAAACAAACTTTAGGTGGATCAGGGAACGTCGTACAAAACCTTTCTTCCATTGGTGTGAATGGGATCGTCTATGGTCGAATTGGAAACGATAAGGCAGGTGAGAGTTTAGAAAGAATATTACTTTCCAACTCGGTAGCAAAGGAGGATTTGGTTTTACTCAAATCTAAAACCTTACCAACCATTTTGAAAACTAGAATCATTGCTTCTCACCAACAAGTTTGCCGTGTGGACAGAGAAGAAATTGTTCCTCTGACGGAAGCAGAAGAGGCAACCATTTTAGAAACTTTAAAACAGAAAATCAAAGAATCTTCTGCGGTGATCCTTTCTGATTATGATAAAGGTTATTTAACTCCATCACTCATTCAATCGGTGATCTCACTTTGTAATGCGGAAGAGAAAATTGTCACTGTAGATCCGCAGGTCAGCCATTTTTTCCTTTATAAAAACATTCATATCATGACACCAAATCATCATGAAGCAGGAAAAGCTTTAGGAAAAAAATTGGCAAGTGATTCTGAAATTGAATCCGCTTGCCGTGAAATTTCTGAAAGAATCACACCCGATGCAATGATGATCACACGAGGGGAGAAAGGGATGTCTATATATGAACGTAAAACCAATACATTTTACCATATCCCCACAGTGGCAAAGGAAGTGTTTGATGTGACGGGAGCGGGAGACACAGTGATTACCACTTACACAGCGTTTGTTGCCAGTGGGATGAGTATCAAAGAAGCAGCCCTTGTTTCGAATGTCAGTGCCGGGATCGTCGTCGGCAAATTGGGAGCGGCAACGGTCACACAACCCGAAATTGAAGATGCACTTCGAACTCTTGGTTATTTGGATGAGGCAGTATGA
- the rpoN gene encoding RNA polymerase factor sigma-54, producing MKLGASLSHRQTQKLVMTQDLRQSIELLSLSTLELSDKIQNELLENPLLDELGVDEKTKMPELFSIDEVKRLEKLNHEKSTDVNWQDSYSLEGPRTYDSEASDRNQKYIESSTRGETLEEHLLNQLRLIKLTKLEFEIGEVLISMIDDKGFITDDLTLVAKEMGYPEPKLRRVLQVINELDPIGIGAKDMQETLLIQGRILFPENTLLHQLIGEFLSDLEKVDYKKIAKNLKITEEEILSLARLIKKLEPYPATTYQGRKIDYVVADVVVKEVGNEFNIFINDEWLPKLTIQEEYKELLGQKLPPKEKEYFQTKYSSAQWLIRSIQQRRQTLQRVVSCIIDFQVDFFRGGIGFIKPLTLKEVAEKLGLHESTISRITTNKYIQTTWGIFELKWFFSSGVKSAEGGKESSKKIHEIIRNLVKEEDEQNPLSDQDIVELMEKKGIEIARRTVAKYRKVLRILPSNERKRISSLKG from the coding sequence ATGAAACTCGGGGCTTCACTTTCACACCGCCAAACACAGAAACTGGTGATGACCCAGGACTTACGTCAGTCCATAGAACTTTTATCCTTATCCACATTAGAACTTTCTGATAAAATCCAAAACGAATTACTTGAGAATCCTCTTCTCGATGAATTAGGCGTTGATGAAAAAACAAAAATGCCAGAACTATTTTCCATCGATGAAGTGAAACGATTGGAAAAATTAAATCATGAAAAGAGTACAGATGTCAATTGGCAAGACAGTTATTCTTTGGAAGGTCCAAGGACTTATGATTCTGAAGCGAGTGACAGAAACCAAAAATATATCGAATCCTCGACAAGAGGTGAAACCTTAGAGGAACACCTGTTAAATCAACTTCGTCTTATCAAACTCACAAAATTAGAGTTTGAAATTGGGGAAGTTCTCATCAGTATGATCGATGATAAAGGATTCATCACTGATGATTTGACATTGGTAGCCAAAGAGATGGGTTATCCGGAACCAAAACTTCGTCGTGTGTTACAAGTCATCAATGAGCTTGACCCGATTGGCATTGGTGCAAAGGACATGCAAGAAACCCTTCTCATCCAAGGGAGGATTTTATTTCCAGAAAACACTCTTTTACACCAATTAATTGGCGAGTTTTTATCTGATTTAGAAAAGGTAGATTATAAAAAAATCGCCAAGAATTTAAAAATCACAGAAGAAGAAATTTTAAGTTTAGCAAGGTTAATTAAAAAGTTAGAACCATATCCTGCGACCACCTACCAAGGACGAAAAATCGATTATGTGGTAGCGGATGTAGTGGTCAAAGAAGTGGGAAATGAATTTAACATTTTTATCAATGATGAATGGTTACCAAAACTAACAATCCAAGAAGAATACAAAGAACTCCTCGGACAAAAACTCCCACCGAAAGAAAAGGAATACTTCCAGACAAAATATAGTTCGGCGCAGTGGCTCATTCGTTCGATCCAACAAAGGAGACAAACCTTACAAAGAGTTGTGAGTTGTATCATTGATTTCCAGGTGGATTTTTTTCGCGGAGGGATTGGATTTATCAAACCCCTGACTCTGAAAGAAGTCGCTGAAAAACTAGGCCTTCACGAATCGACAATTTCAAGAATTACAACGAATAAATACATCCAAACCACATGGGGTATTTTTGAATTAAAATGGTTTTTTTCATCAGGTGTGAAATCCGCAGAAGGTGGAAAAGAAAGTTCGAAAAAAATCCATGAGATCATTCGGAATTTGGTGAAAGAAGAAGATGAACAAAATCCTTTGTCCGACCAAGACATCGTCGAACTGATGGAAAAAAAAGGTATTGAAATTGCTCGTAGAACAGTGGCAAAATACCGAAAGGTTTTAAGAATCCTTCCTTCCAACGAAAGAAAGCGAATCAGTTCGCTCAAGGGGTAA
- the lptB gene encoding LPS export ABC transporter ATP-binding protein, whose amino-acid sequence MENLVKIYNKRKVVDGVSFYIKKGEIVGLLGPNGAGKTTSFYMSVGFVTPDEGHVFIDNEDLTKSPMHIRARMGVGYLAQEASIFRKLTVAENLEAILETMNLPGDEIIRRRDELLMELQIMRVANQKGYTLSGGERRRCEIARALVTNPDFILLDEPFAGVDPIAVKDIQNVIQSLKERGLGILITDHNVRETLKITDRAYIMYSGRILISGTADDLINDPETRRIYLGEDFKL is encoded by the coding sequence ATGGAAAATTTGGTTAAAATCTATAACAAACGTAAGGTTGTAGATGGAGTCAGTTTTTATATCAAAAAAGGTGAAATTGTAGGATTGTTAGGTCCCAATGGCGCCGGAAAAACCACAAGTTTTTATATGAGTGTTGGATTTGTCACTCCTGATGAAGGTCATGTGTTTATCGATAACGAGGACCTCACAAAATCTCCTATGCACATACGAGCCAGGATGGGAGTCGGATACCTTGCCCAAGAAGCAAGTATCTTTCGTAAACTGACTGTTGCTGAAAACTTAGAAGCCATTTTGGAAACAATGAACTTACCTGGTGACGAAATCATTCGCCGTCGGGATGAATTACTCATGGAATTACAAATCATGCGGGTTGCCAACCAAAAGGGTTATACACTTTCTGGTGGAGAAAGAAGGCGATGTGAAATTGCAAGAGCCCTTGTGACAAATCCTGACTTCATATTGTTAGATGAGCCTTTTGCTGGGGTTGACCCAATTGCAGTAAAAGACATTCAAAATGTCATCCAGTCTTTGAAAGAAAGAGGGCTCGGGATTTTAATCACAGATCATAATGTGCGTGAGACTTTAAAAATTACAGATAGAGCTTATATCATGTATAGTGGTCGAATATTAATTTCTGGAACTGCTGATGACTTAATCAATGATCCCGAAACACGTAGAATTTATTTAGGTGAGGATTTTAAACTATAA
- the rfaE2 gene encoding D-glycero-beta-D-manno-heptose 1-phosphate adenylyltransferase, whose product MSFYQDLQNKIIPFDAIESKRKSLEGKKIVFTNGCFDILHPGHVSYLAQARDLGDLLWIGVNSDDSVRRLKGESRPINSCEDRMLVLAALSSVNFVSSFSEDTPLTILKKVQPSIHSKGGDYQVETLPEYQILKEMGADIQILPFVSGKSTTKILEKAKSPS is encoded by the coding sequence ATGAGTTTTTATCAAGATTTACAAAACAAAATCATTCCATTTGATGCGATAGAATCCAAACGAAAGTCGTTAGAAGGCAAAAAGATCGTTTTTACAAATGGTTGTTTTGATATTTTACACCCAGGTCATGTTTCATACTTAGCCCAAGCTCGCGATTTAGGTGACTTACTTTGGATTGGAGTGAACTCTGATGATAGTGTTAGGCGACTGAAAGGAGAATCCAGGCCCATCAATTCTTGCGAAGACAGGATGTTGGTGCTTGCTGCTTTATCGTCTGTCAATTTTGTATCGAGTTTTTCCGAAGACACACCCCTAACAATTCTAAAGAAGGTACAACCATCCATCCATTCCAAGGGTGGGGATTACCAAGTGGAAACCCTCCCAGAATACCAAATTTTAAAGGAGATGGGTGCGGATATTCAAATTTTACCTTTTGTCTCAGGAAAATCCACAACCAAGATTTTAGAAAAAGCGAAATCTCCTTCCTAA
- a CDS encoding LptA/OstA family protein gives MKFLLISVLSLILFSETFASPIPILYGSEDFFKKEDTSFLKEEKKTKKDKIPIIWGGSSLTQEERIVNGFPMKVFILGGGAYIMHKSIKLSAREIEIIGEEALLGNLKGQVIVEDFQNGVTLTATKGIYDKIAGTVSLENHPILTQKKEGKTVRIKCQSIVRNLEEAKTTLAGRVVVTSEEFQVFGEDAVFTEKEDRIDLKGEPFLFSENRFLIGQTLSYFVKEGSIQLDGEATIYQVSYENKKDKEKDTVTKERVLTLFSGKTLTHLNKGKETVTSMNGDAFMYRKNSEFKADLLESRKSNKEIKATGNVSYLDKENGYRMEGGLLFYDKERGYSYFTENPKIVFLNKKDLMERGQLTSVFIERFDERNETVARGDVQVETQSAKATGEFATYYEKKDELVLEGNPTLERNTTKVSAGKIILYPKSDKALLTDGLKVIPNGEKK, from the coding sequence ATGAAATTCCTTTTGATTTCGGTTTTAAGTCTGATTCTGTTTTCAGAAACCTTTGCTTCACCGATACCAATTCTTTATGGTTCAGAAGATTTCTTTAAAAAAGAAGATACTTCCTTCTTGAAAGAGGAGAAAAAAACAAAAAAGGATAAAATCCCTATCATTTGGGGTGGCAGTAGTCTCACCCAAGAAGAAAGAATCGTCAACGGATTTCCGATGAAAGTTTTTATCCTAGGTGGTGGGGCTTATATCATGCATAAGTCCATCAAACTAAGTGCCAGAGAGATTGAAATCATTGGAGAAGAAGCACTCCTAGGCAATTTAAAAGGACAAGTCATCGTCGAAGACTTTCAGAATGGAGTCACATTGACTGCCACAAAAGGAATTTATGATAAAATCGCAGGAACTGTCAGTTTAGAAAACCATCCCATCCTCACTCAAAAAAAAGAGGGAAAAACAGTTCGGATCAAATGCCAATCCATTGTTCGCAATTTAGAAGAAGCAAAAACAACTCTAGCTGGGAGGGTGGTTGTCACATCAGAAGAATTCCAAGTTTTCGGTGAAGATGCTGTGTTTACTGAAAAAGAGGATCGTATTGATTTAAAAGGGGAACCATTTTTGTTCTCTGAAAATCGTTTCCTCATTGGGCAAACTCTCTCCTACTTTGTCAAAGAAGGAAGCATTCAATTAGATGGAGAGGCAACGATTTATCAGGTAAGTTACGAAAACAAAAAAGACAAAGAAAAGGATACTGTGACGAAAGAACGTGTTTTAACTTTGTTTTCTGGTAAAACATTAACTCATTTGAATAAAGGAAAAGAAACTGTCACATCTATGAATGGTGATGCCTTTATGTATCGTAAAAATTCCGAATTTAAAGCTGACCTTTTAGAAAGTAGAAAAAGTAATAAAGAAATCAAAGCAACAGGTAACGTTAGTTATTTGGATAAAGAAAATGGATATAGAATGGAAGGAGGACTTCTTTTTTATGATAAGGAAAGAGGTTATTCTTATTTTACTGAAAATCCAAAGATAGTATTTTTAAATAAAAAAGATTTAATGGAACGAGGCCAATTGACCTCAGTATTTATCGAAAGGTTCGATGAACGAAATGAAACTGTAGCTCGTGGCGACGTTCAAGTGGAAACACAATCAGCAAAGGCAACTGGTGAATTTGCAACCTATTATGAAAAAAAGGACGAACTTGTTTTGGAAGGTAATCCGACCCTTGAGCGAAACACAACAAAGGTTTCAGCAGGGAAAATCATATTATATCCAAAATCGGATAAAGCCTTGTTAACAGATGGATTAAAGGTAATCCCGAATGGTGAAAAAAAGTAA
- a CDS encoding CTP synthase produces MSKTRYIFITGGVSSSLGKGVTVAALGCLLEARGYTVSLQKMDPYINIDPGTMSPYQHGEVYVTEDGAETDLDLGYYERFTKSKFSRKNSVSTGQIYHAVIERERKGDYLGRTVQVVPHITNEIRSRIYNLTRDQETDFVIVEIGGTVGDIESIPFLEAIRQMRYEHGNQQVLFLHLTLVPTITAAGEAKTKPTQHSVKELLALGIQPDVLICRINKPMSKEMKNKISLFCNVKEQNVISAVDITTSIYEIPLMYREDKLDEVVLNALGMDLRKLNFSQWENMVKKIRNTKKTVKVALIGKYISLQDAYRSVYESLAHGGIANDVEVSVVKINPEDIDSKNIKELLKGVHGVLVPGGFGERGIEGKIAAIQYARTKNIPFFGICLGMQCAVIEFARNVLGFKDANSTEFKPNVQYPVISMIEEQKEIERMGGTMRLGAYPCLVKKGSLAHSEYKSDRISERHRHRFEFTLRYKDDFEKKGMNLTGFSPDGSLAEIVEIPNHPWFIGVQFHPEFQSKPTDPHPLFAGFIKAASKLAKKTED; encoded by the coding sequence TTGTCCAAGACCAGATATATATTCATTACCGGTGGCGTTTCTTCTTCTTTAGGGAAAGGTGTCACTGTTGCCGCTCTCGGTTGTTTGCTTGAAGCGAGAGGTTATACCGTCTCTTTACAAAAAATGGATCCTTATATCAACATTGACCCAGGTACTATGAGCCCGTACCAACATGGCGAAGTGTATGTCACCGAAGATGGTGCCGAAACCGATTTGGATTTAGGATACTATGAACGATTTACCAAATCTAAATTTTCACGAAAAAATTCTGTATCCACTGGGCAAATTTACCATGCCGTCATCGAGAGAGAAAGAAAAGGGGATTATTTAGGTAGAACCGTACAAGTTGTACCACATATCACGAATGAAATTCGAAGCCGTATTTATAACCTAACACGGGACCAAGAAACTGACTTTGTCATTGTTGAAATTGGTGGAACTGTGGGAGACATTGAGTCAATTCCATTTTTGGAAGCCATTAGACAAATGCGTTACGAACATGGTAACCAACAGGTATTATTTCTCCACTTAACGCTTGTCCCAACCATTACTGCAGCTGGTGAAGCAAAAACAAAACCAACCCAACACTCTGTAAAAGAGTTACTTGCCCTTGGAATCCAACCAGATGTTTTGATCTGCCGTATCAATAAACCAATGTCCAAGGAGATGAAAAATAAAATCTCTCTTTTTTGTAATGTAAAAGAACAAAATGTAATCTCGGCGGTTGATATCACTACGTCTATCTATGAAATCCCTCTTATGTATCGGGAAGATAAATTGGATGAAGTGGTTTTGAATGCTCTTGGAATGGATTTACGAAAACTCAATTTTTCCCAATGGGAAAATATGGTTAAAAAAATCAGGAATACAAAAAAGACCGTTAAAGTTGCGTTAATCGGGAAATACATTTCACTCCAAGATGCTTATCGTTCCGTATATGAATCTTTGGCACATGGCGGAATCGCAAATGATGTCGAAGTGAGTGTCGTCAAAATCAATCCGGAAGATATCGATTCTAAAAATATCAAAGAATTGTTAAAAGGTGTTCATGGAGTTCTTGTTCCTGGTGGTTTTGGAGAACGTGGCATCGAAGGAAAAATTGCAGCAATTCAATACGCAAGAACCAAAAACATTCCATTTTTTGGAATTTGTTTAGGAATGCAGTGCGCGGTGATTGAATTTGCAAGGAATGTCCTAGGATTCAAAGATGCCAATTCGACTGAATTCAAACCAAATGTGCAATACCCTGTCATTTCGATGATAGAAGAACAAAAGGAAATCGAACGAATGGGTGGAACCATGAGACTTGGTGCATATCCTTGTCTTGTTAAAAAAGGAAGCCTTGCCCATTCGGAATACAAATCGGATCGAATTTCGGAACGTCATCGTCACCGTTTTGAATTTACACTTCGTTATAAGGATGATTTTGAGAAAAAGGGAATGAATCTCACTGGGTTTTCGCCTGATGGCAGTTTGGCTGAGATTGTTGAGATTCCAAACCATCCTTGGTTTATCGGTGTACAATTCCATCCAGAATTCCAATCGAAACCAACAGACCCACATCCACTCTTTGCAGGTTTTATCAAAGCTGCATCGAAATTAGCAAAAAAAACAGAGGATTAG